A window from Pseudomonas moraviensis encodes these proteins:
- the thpR gene encoding RNA 2',3'-cyclic phosphodiesterase: MIDGVRRDEPSKRLFFALDCPPAQRKAIAQWRAELGLRTGKPVPADNFHLTLLFLGAVPLAQIHGVCEAAGSVRTPGEALRISLDRLQVWHRAGVLSLAPEQAPPGLLRLVYALEQAMLPFGFEEPTHEFRPHLTLAREYRAPEPEAGTPPEFFLRAERFALFESHKGRYRVVQDWPLI, from the coding sequence ATGATTGATGGGGTGCGCAGGGATGAGCCGTCGAAGCGATTGTTTTTTGCTTTGGATTGCCCGCCAGCGCAGCGCAAGGCGATCGCCCAGTGGCGCGCGGAACTGGGCCTGCGAACCGGAAAACCGGTACCAGCGGACAACTTTCATCTGACCTTGCTGTTCCTCGGCGCGGTGCCGCTGGCGCAGATTCATGGCGTCTGCGAAGCCGCCGGCAGTGTGCGCACGCCGGGGGAAGCGTTGCGGATTTCGCTGGATCGCTTGCAGGTCTGGCATCGCGCCGGTGTCCTGTCATTGGCACCGGAGCAGGCGCCGCCGGGATTGTTGCGCCTGGTCTATGCGCTGGAGCAAGCGATGCTGCCGTTCGGTTTTGAAGAACCCACCCATGAGTTCCGCCCGCACCTGACCCTGGCTCGCGAATACCGTGCGCCGGAGCCGGAAGCGGGCACGCCGCCGGAGTTTTTCCTGCGCGCTGAACGCTTCGCCTTGTTCGAATCGCACAAGGGCCGCTATCGGGTGGTGCAGGACTGGCCGCTGATCTGA
- a CDS encoding ABC transporter permease subunit gives MKRFNFSRFMLIFGLMFIYLPMLILVIYSFNASKLVTVWGGWSIKWYAGLLDNTQLMGSVVRSLEIACYTAIAAVALGTLAAFVLTRVTRFKGRTLFGGLVTAPLVMPEVITGLSLLLLFVAMAQLIGWPQERGIVTIWIAHTTFCAAYVAVVVSARLRELDLSIEEAAMDLGAKPFKVFFLITIPMIAPSLAAGGMMSFALSLDDLVLASFVSGPGSTTLPMEVFSAVRLGVKPEINAVASLILLAVSLVTFLVWYFGRKAEANRKRAIQEAMDQTANESWQPPRAAAATA, from the coding sequence ATGAAACGCTTCAACTTTTCCAGGTTCATGCTGATCTTCGGCCTGATGTTCATTTATCTGCCGATGCTGATTCTGGTGATCTACTCGTTCAACGCCTCGAAACTGGTGACCGTGTGGGGTGGCTGGTCGATCAAGTGGTATGCCGGCCTGCTCGACAACACGCAACTGATGGGCTCGGTGGTGCGCTCGCTGGAGATTGCCTGCTACACCGCGATTGCTGCGGTGGCGCTGGGCACCCTCGCCGCTTTTGTCCTGACTCGCGTCACGCGCTTCAAGGGTCGCACGCTGTTTGGCGGCCTGGTGACCGCGCCGCTGGTGATGCCGGAAGTGATCACCGGTCTGTCGTTGTTGCTGCTGTTCGTAGCGATGGCGCAGCTGATCGGCTGGCCGCAGGAGCGAGGCATCGTCACCATCTGGATTGCTCACACGACCTTTTGTGCGGCTTATGTCGCGGTGGTAGTCTCCGCCCGCCTGCGCGAGCTGGATCTGTCGATCGAAGAAGCGGCGATGGACCTCGGCGCGAAACCGTTCAAGGTGTTTTTCCTGATCACCATCCCCATGATCGCGCCGTCGCTGGCGGCAGGCGGGATGATGTCGTTTGCCTTGTCGCTGGATGACCTGGTGCTGGCGAGTTTCGTCTCCGGGCCGGGCTCGACGACGCTGCCGATGGAAGTGTTCTCGGCGGTACGTCTGGGTGTGAAACCCGAGATCAACGCGGTGGCCAGCCTGATTCTGCTGGCGGTGTCGCTGGTGACTTTCCTCGTCTGGTACTTCGGCCGCAAAGCGGAAGCCAATCGCAAACGGGCAATCCAGGAAGCAATGGATCAGACCGCGAATGAGTCGTGGCAGCCGCCACGTGCCGCAGCGGCCACAGCCTGA
- a CDS encoding OprD family porin produces MSTLARNSVRPPRFATFKPRSTLSLLGCSSLALALPMSADAEGFLEDSKATLNLRNAYFNRNFVNPAYPQGKAEEWTQNFILDAKSGFTQGTVGFGLDILGLYSQKLDGGKGTGGTQLLPIHDDGRPADNFGRLGVALKAKVSKTELKVGEWMPVLPILRSDDGRSLPQTFRGGQITSTEINGLTVYGGQFRGNSPRNDASMEDMSMNGRGAFTSDRFNFGGGEYTFNEKRTMVGVWYAELTDIYQQQYFNLSHSQPMGDWTLGANLGFFTGKEDGSAQAGDLDNKTAFALLSAKYGGHTFYVGLQKLTGDDAWMRVNGTSGGTLANDSYNASYDNAKERSWQLRHDYNFVALGVPGLTLMNRYISGDNVHTATTNDGKEWGRESELAYTVQSGPLKNLNVKWRNATIRRDFSTNEFDENRIFISYPISLL; encoded by the coding sequence GTGAGCACACTCGCCCGCAATTCCGTCCGCCCTCCACGTTTTGCCACTTTCAAGCCGCGTTCGACCCTCAGCCTGCTCGGCTGCAGCAGCCTCGCCCTCGCCCTGCCAATGAGCGCCGATGCCGAAGGCTTTCTCGAAGACAGCAAAGCCACGCTTAACCTGCGCAACGCCTACTTCAACCGCAACTTCGTCAACCCGGCCTATCCCCAGGGCAAGGCTGAAGAGTGGACGCAGAACTTCATCCTCGACGCCAAATCCGGCTTCACCCAAGGCACCGTCGGCTTCGGTCTCGACATCCTTGGCCTGTACTCGCAGAAGCTCGATGGCGGCAAAGGCACTGGCGGCACGCAGCTGTTGCCGATCCACGATGACGGGCGCCCGGCCGACAACTTCGGCCGGCTCGGCGTGGCGCTGAAAGCCAAAGTCTCGAAGACCGAATTGAAGGTCGGCGAATGGATGCCGGTCCTGCCGATCCTGCGCTCCGACGATGGTCGTTCCCTGCCGCAGACCTTTCGCGGCGGCCAGATCACGTCCACCGAGATCAACGGCCTGACCGTTTACGGCGGCCAGTTCCGTGGCAACAGCCCGCGCAACGACGCGAGCATGGAAGACATGTCGATGAACGGCCGCGGTGCATTCACCTCTGATCGCTTCAACTTCGGCGGCGGCGAATACACCTTCAACGAGAAACGCACCATGGTCGGCGTGTGGTACGCCGAGCTGACCGATATCTATCAGCAGCAGTATTTCAACCTCAGCCACAGCCAGCCAATGGGCGATTGGACGCTGGGCGCCAACCTCGGTTTCTTCACCGGCAAGGAAGACGGCAGCGCCCAGGCCGGCGACCTCGACAACAAGACCGCGTTCGCCCTGTTGTCGGCCAAGTACGGCGGCCACACTTTCTACGTCGGCCTGCAGAAACTCACCGGCGACGATGCCTGGATGCGCGTCAACGGCACCAGCGGCGGCACCCTGGCCAACGACAGTTACAACGCCAGTTATGACAACGCCAAGGAGCGCTCCTGGCAGTTGCGTCACGACTACAACTTTGTGGCGCTGGGCGTGCCTGGCCTGACCCTGATGAACCGCTACATCAGCGGCGATAACGTGCACACCGCGACCACCAATGACGGCAAGGAATGGGGCCGCGAATCGGAACTGGCCTACACCGTGCAGAGCGGCCCGCTGAAGAACCTCAACGTGAAATGGCGCAATGCGACCATCCGCCGGGATTTCAGCACCAACGAATTTGACGAGAACCGGATCTTCATCAGCTATCCGATTTCATTGTTGTAA
- a CDS encoding HlyD family secretion protein, which translates to MTEPTTTTTNAIAATPEGEAPPSSANTEPRSLRVRIISSLGFAAIAIVGVLIVLYAWQLPPFSSAVETTENALVRGQVTIIGPQLSGYVFEVPVQDFQYVKAGDLLVRLDDRIYQQRLDQSLAQLAVQKAGLANVVQQRNSAEATIKLRQAVLADSQAQLRKSEADLRRNQELVRDGSVSKREFDVTLAANAQSTAAVAQAKANLEIARQDLQTVIVNRGSLEAAVASAEAAVQLARIDLSNTRIVAPRDGQLGQIGVRLGAYVNSGAQLMALVPDQKWVIANMKETQMANVRVGQPVRFTVDALNHRRFTGHVQHISPGTGSEFALLQADNATGNFVKIAQRVPVRITIDPDQQEQERLRPGMSVVVSIDTAAGDTQPH; encoded by the coding sequence ATGACCGAACCGACCACCACAACTACCAACGCCATTGCCGCCACGCCTGAAGGGGAGGCGCCGCCGTCGTCAGCCAATACCGAGCCGCGTTCGCTGCGGGTGCGGATCATTTCTTCGCTGGGCTTTGCGGCGATCGCCATCGTCGGCGTGCTGATCGTGCTCTATGCCTGGCAATTGCCGCCGTTCAGCAGCGCCGTGGAAACCACCGAAAACGCCTTGGTGCGCGGGCAGGTGACGATCATCGGCCCGCAGCTCAGCGGTTACGTGTTCGAGGTGCCGGTGCAGGACTTCCAGTACGTCAAGGCCGGGGATCTGCTGGTGCGACTGGATGACCGCATTTATCAGCAGCGCCTCGACCAGTCGCTGGCGCAACTGGCGGTGCAAAAGGCCGGGCTGGCCAACGTCGTGCAGCAGCGCAACAGCGCCGAGGCAACGATCAAATTGCGCCAGGCGGTGTTGGCCGACAGCCAGGCGCAGTTGCGCAAGAGCGAGGCCGATCTGCGGCGTAATCAGGAACTGGTGCGCGACGGTTCGGTGTCGAAACGCGAGTTCGACGTGACCCTCGCCGCCAATGCGCAGAGCACGGCGGCAGTGGCGCAGGCCAAGGCCAATCTGGAAATCGCCCGGCAGGACCTGCAAACGGTGATCGTCAATCGCGGCTCGCTGGAAGCTGCGGTGGCCAGCGCCGAAGCGGCGGTGCAACTGGCACGGATCGATCTATCGAACACGCGGATTGTCGCCCCGCGCGACGGCCAGCTCGGGCAGATCGGCGTGCGCCTCGGCGCCTACGTCAACTCCGGCGCGCAATTGATGGCATTGGTGCCGGATCAGAAATGGGTGATCGCCAACATGAAGGAAACCCAGATGGCCAACGTGCGTGTCGGGCAACCGGTGCGCTTCACCGTCGACGCCTTGAACCACCGCCGATTCACCGGCCATGTGCAGCATATTTCGCCGGGCACCGGTTCGGAATTTGCCTTGCTCCAGGCCGACAATGCCACTGGCAACTTCGTCAAGATCGCTCAGCGCGTGCCAGTGCGCATCACCATCGATCCCGATCAGCAGGAACAGGAACGGCTACGACCGGGCATGTCGGTGGTGGTGAGCATCGACACCGCAGCCGGCGACACCCAACCCCACTGA
- a CDS encoding polyamine ABC transporter substrate-binding protein, with protein MKMLGRTLLTLSLMGAMVMGAQANDKVLRVYNWSDYIAPDTVKKFEDETGIRVTYDVFDSNETLEARLLAGKSGYDIVVPSNSFLAKQIKAGVYQTLDKSKLPNWKNLNPVLLKNASASDPDNAHAFPYMWGSIGIGFNPAKVKEVLGATAPTNSWDLLFKPQNAEKLKACGISFLDSPTEMLPAALHYLGYPVNDKDKAHIAEAEALFMKIRPYVAYFHSSKYISDLANGNICVAVGYSGDVLQAKARAVESGNKVVIDYSIPKEGAGSFYDMVAIPRDAANVDNAYLFMDFLMRPDIIAEVTNSIGYSNANAAATPLVDEAIRNEPGSYPSQAVMATLYAVPDQPIATQRIMTRGWTRVKLGK; from the coding sequence ATGAAAATGCTTGGCAGGACTCTGCTGACACTGTCCTTAATGGGCGCAATGGTCATGGGCGCCCAGGCCAACGACAAGGTGCTGCGTGTTTACAACTGGTCCGATTACATCGCGCCGGACACCGTGAAGAAGTTCGAAGACGAGACCGGTATTCGCGTGACCTACGACGTCTTCGACAGCAACGAAACCCTCGAGGCGCGCCTGCTGGCGGGCAAATCCGGTTACGACATCGTCGTACCGTCCAACAGTTTTCTGGCCAAGCAGATCAAGGCCGGCGTCTATCAGACGCTGGACAAATCGAAGCTGCCGAACTGGAAGAATCTCAACCCGGTACTGCTGAAAAACGCCTCCGCCAGTGATCCGGACAACGCGCACGCGTTCCCGTACATGTGGGGCTCGATCGGTATCGGCTTCAATCCGGCCAAGGTCAAGGAAGTGCTCGGCGCCACCGCCCCGACCAACTCCTGGGACTTGCTGTTCAAACCGCAGAACGCGGAAAAACTCAAAGCCTGCGGCATCAGTTTTCTCGATTCGCCGACCGAGATGCTCCCGGCCGCCCTGCACTACCTGGGCTATCCGGTGAACGACAAGGACAAGGCGCACATCGCCGAGGCGGAAGCGCTGTTCATGAAAATCCGCCCGTACGTGGCGTATTTCCATTCCTCTAAGTACATCTCCGATCTGGCCAACGGCAACATCTGCGTAGCGGTCGGCTATTCCGGCGACGTCCTGCAGGCCAAGGCCCGGGCGGTGGAATCGGGCAACAAGGTGGTGATCGACTACAGCATTCCCAAGGAAGGCGCCGGCAGTTTCTACGACATGGTCGCCATCCCGCGCGACGCTGCGAACGTCGACAACGCCTACCTGTTCATGGACTTCCTGATGCGCCCGGACATCATCGCCGAAGTCACCAACAGCATCGGCTACAGCAACGCCAACGCAGCGGCCACGCCACTGGTGGACGAAGCGATCCGCAATGAACCGGGCTCGTATCCATCGCAAGCGGTGATGGCGACGTTGTATGCCGTGCCGGATCAGCCAATTGCGACACAGCGCATCATGACGCGCGGCTGGACGCGGGTGAAGCTCGGGAAATAA
- a CDS encoding NAD-dependent epimerase/dehydratase family protein, with translation MTSTSTPRVPFNRLLLTGAAGGLGKVLRERLRPYANVLRLSDIAALAPAVDEHEEIVLCDLADKQAVHQLVEGVDAILHFGGVSVERPFEEILGANICGVFHIYEAARRHGVKRVIFASSNHVIGFYKQDENLDATSPRRPDGYYGLSKSYGEDMASFYFDRYGIETVSIRIGSSFPEPQNRRMMHTWLSFDDLTQLLERALYTPNVGHTVVYGMSANKEVWWDNRYASHLGFEARDSSEVFRDKVEAQPMPADDDPARIYQGGAFVAAGPFGD, from the coding sequence ATGACGTCTACTTCTACCCCCCGCGTACCTTTCAATCGCCTGCTGCTGACCGGTGCCGCCGGAGGCCTGGGCAAAGTCCTGCGCGAACGCCTGCGCCCTTATGCCAACGTGCTGCGCCTGTCCGATATCGCCGCCCTCGCCCCAGCCGTCGATGAACATGAAGAAATCGTGCTCTGCGACCTCGCCGACAAACAAGCCGTGCATCAACTGGTCGAAGGCGTCGATGCGATCCTGCATTTCGGCGGCGTTTCGGTCGAGCGGCCGTTCGAAGAAATTCTCGGTGCGAACATCTGCGGCGTCTTCCACATTTACGAAGCCGCGCGCCGCCATGGCGTCAAACGCGTGATTTTCGCCAGCTCCAATCACGTCATCGGCTTCTACAAGCAGGACGAAAACCTCGACGCCACTTCCCCGCGCCGTCCTGACGGTTACTACGGCCTCTCCAAGTCCTACGGCGAAGACATGGCGAGTTTCTACTTCGATCGCTATGGCATCGAAACCGTCAGCATCCGCATCGGTTCCTCGTTCCCCGAGCCGCAGAACCGCCGGATGATGCACACCTGGCTGAGCTTCGACGACCTTACGCAACTGCTCGAACGCGCGCTGTACACACCGAATGTCGGTCACACCGTGGTCTACGGCATGTCCGCCAACAAGGAGGTCTGGTGGGACAACCGCTACGCCAGCCACCTCGGTTTCGAAGCCAGGGACAGCTCGGAAGTGTTCCGCGACAAGGTCGAAGCCCAGCCGATGCCGGCCGATGACGATCCGGCGCGGATCTATCAGGGCGGCGCGTTCGTTGCAGCAGGCCCGTTCGGCGACTGA
- a CDS encoding TRAP transporter substrate-binding protein, protein MNFKRTLLAAALPLIFTLASAAQALELKVADIHPKGYPTTVAEESMGKMLTKETNGELTFKYFPGGVLGSEKEVIEQMQVGAIQMSRVSLGIVGPVVPDVNVFNMPFIFRDHQHMRNVIDGPVGDEILDKITNSEFGLVALAWMDGGTRNIYTKKPVRKLEDLKGMKIRVQGNPMFIEMMNAMGANGIAMDTGEIFSALQTGVIDGAENNPPTLLEHNHFQNAKFYSLTGHLILPEPIVMSKITWEKLTPDQQTLVKKAAKAAQAEERELWDKKSAASEEKLKAAGVEFIKVDKKPFYDATAPVRAKYGAPYADLIKKIEAVQ, encoded by the coding sequence ATGAACTTCAAACGCACCTTGCTCGCCGCTGCACTCCCGCTGATTTTTACCCTCGCTAGCGCCGCTCAGGCACTGGAACTTAAAGTCGCCGACATCCACCCCAAGGGTTATCCAACCACGGTGGCGGAAGAAAGCATGGGCAAAATGCTGACCAAAGAGACCAACGGCGAGCTGACTTTCAAGTACTTCCCGGGCGGTGTGCTGGGTTCTGAAAAGGAAGTCATCGAGCAGATGCAAGTCGGCGCGATACAGATGTCCCGGGTCAGCCTGGGGATCGTCGGCCCTGTCGTACCGGACGTGAACGTCTTCAACATGCCGTTCATCTTCCGAGACCACCAGCACATGCGCAATGTCATCGATGGGCCGGTGGGCGATGAGATCCTCGACAAGATCACCAACTCGGAATTCGGCCTGGTGGCCCTGGCCTGGATGGACGGCGGCACGCGCAACATCTACACCAAAAAACCGGTGCGCAAGCTCGAAGACCTCAAGGGCATGAAAATTCGTGTGCAAGGCAACCCGATGTTCATCGAGATGATGAACGCCATGGGAGCCAACGGGATCGCCATGGACACCGGCGAGATCTTCAGCGCCCTGCAAACCGGCGTGATCGACGGCGCGGAAAACAACCCGCCGACCCTGCTCGAACACAACCACTTCCAGAACGCCAAATTCTACAGCCTGACCGGTCACCTGATCCTGCCAGAGCCTATCGTGATGTCGAAAATCACCTGGGAGAAACTCACTCCGGATCAACAGACACTGGTCAAGAAAGCCGCCAAGGCTGCCCAGGCTGAAGAGCGCGAGCTGTGGGACAAGAAGTCCGCTGCCAGTGAAGAAAAACTCAAGGCCGCCGGCGTCGAGTTCATCAAGGTCGACAAAAAACCCTTCTACGACGCCACTGCACCGGTGCGGGCCAAGTACGGTGCGCCGTATGCCGACCTGATCAAGAAAATCGAAGCCGTTCAGTAA
- a CDS encoding SMP-30/gluconolactonase/LRE family protein: MQAELIVDARNAVGESPVWVPQENALYWVDIPNGGLQRWSADTGHVASWKAPEMLACITRHRSGGWVAGMQSGFFRLHAHSDGSLDSELLATVEHSRPDMRLNDGRCDRQGRFWAGSMVLNMGLNASEGRLYRFGAGQAGVVEAQLDGFIVPNGLGFSPDGKTMYLSDSHPNVQLIWAFDYDTETGTPSNRRIFVDMNHFPGRPDGAAVDAEGCYWICANDAGLIHRFAPDGRLDFSLEVPVKKPTMCAFGGSNLDTLFVASIRPGDDLDPQSLAGGVFALKPGVKGLAEPEFNDLL, from the coding sequence ATGCAAGCCGAATTGATCGTCGACGCCCGCAACGCGGTCGGTGAAAGCCCGGTCTGGGTGCCGCAGGAAAACGCGCTGTACTGGGTGGATATTCCCAACGGCGGGCTGCAACGCTGGAGCGCCGACACTGGCCATGTTGCTTCGTGGAAAGCCCCGGAAATGCTCGCCTGCATCACCCGCCACCGCAGCGGTGGCTGGGTCGCTGGTATGCAAAGCGGTTTCTTTCGCCTGCACGCGCACAGCGACGGCAGCCTCGACAGCGAATTGCTCGCCACCGTCGAGCACAGCCGCCCGGACATGCGCCTTAACGATGGTCGTTGCGACCGCCAGGGGCGTTTCTGGGCCGGCAGCATGGTCTTGAACATGGGCCTGAATGCGTCTGAAGGCCGGCTGTATCGCTTCGGCGCCGGGCAGGCTGGCGTGGTTGAAGCGCAGCTGGATGGCTTCATCGTGCCCAACGGCCTCGGTTTCAGCCCTGACGGCAAAACCATGTACCTGTCGGATTCGCATCCCAACGTGCAACTGATCTGGGCGTTCGATTACGACACCGAAACCGGTACGCCATCGAATCGCCGCATCTTCGTCGACATGAACCACTTCCCCGGCCGCCCCGACGGCGCCGCCGTGGATGCCGAAGGTTGCTACTGGATCTGTGCCAACGACGCCGGCCTGATTCACCGTTTCGCCCCGGACGGTCGCCTCGATTTCTCGCTGGAAGTGCCGGTGAAAAAACCGACCATGTGCGCTTTCGGCGGCAGCAACCTGGACACCTTGTTCGTCGCCTCGATTCGTCCCGGCGATGACCTCGATCCGCAATCCCTGGCCGGCGGCGTGTTCGCCTTGAAGCCCGGCGTCAAAGGCCTCGCCGAACCTGAATTCAACGATCTGCTTTAG
- a CDS encoding MFS transporter — protein sequence MDKYAPRNWQPHEKPSLPGSPSTPLHSTPKRLAYAAVGVLVAVTGGLGNSLVVANLPYLQGSLGATTAEMAWLPAAYVMTNVSMNLLLVKFRQQFGLRAFTEVFLVLYALVTFGHLFVNDLNSAVAVRAAHGMVGAALSSLGLYYMVQAFPAKWRLKALVLGLGTSQLALPLARLFSEDLLQIAEWRGLYLFELGMALLSLGCVLLLKLPPGDRFKTFEKLDFLTFAILATGVALLCAVLSLGRIDWWLEADWIGVALACSIALIIMGLAIEHNRSNPMLMTRWLGSGTMIRLALAVTLIRMVTSEQSTGAVGFMQNLNMGYEQLHSLYVVMLIGSVAGLATSALTIDPKHLLMPLIISLALMATGSVMDSFSNNLTRPQNLYFSQFLLAFGSTFFLGPTMVFGTRNVLTNPRNLVSFSVLFGICNNLGGLLGAALLGTFQIVREKYHSSHIVDHLVMSDPLVAARVQSGGSAYGGLLADPSLRNLAGIRSLANAATREANVLAYNDVFMLIAVIAVLTMIWLSIRALWLMSTTKAIEPTPSVPSSGAISS from the coding sequence ATGGATAAGTACGCCCCGCGCAACTGGCAACCTCACGAAAAGCCCAGCCTGCCCGGTTCGCCGTCGACACCACTGCACTCCACGCCCAAGCGCCTGGCGTACGCGGCGGTCGGTGTGCTGGTGGCGGTGACTGGTGGGCTGGGGAATTCGCTGGTGGTCGCCAACCTGCCTTATCTGCAAGGCTCGCTCGGCGCGACCACTGCGGAAATGGCCTGGCTGCCGGCCGCCTATGTGATGACCAACGTATCGATGAACCTGCTGCTGGTGAAGTTTCGCCAGCAGTTCGGCTTGCGCGCGTTCACCGAAGTATTCCTGGTGCTCTATGCGCTGGTGACCTTCGGCCACCTGTTCGTCAACGATCTCAATTCTGCGGTGGCGGTGCGTGCCGCCCACGGCATGGTCGGCGCGGCGCTGAGTTCGCTGGGGTTGTATTACATGGTTCAGGCGTTCCCGGCGAAGTGGCGACTCAAAGCGCTGGTTCTCGGTCTTGGCACTTCGCAACTGGCGTTGCCGCTGGCGCGGCTGTTTTCCGAAGACTTGTTGCAGATCGCCGAGTGGCGCGGCCTCTACCTGTTCGAATTGGGCATGGCCCTGTTGTCACTCGGCTGTGTATTGCTGCTGAAGTTGCCGCCCGGTGACCGCTTCAAGACCTTTGAAAAACTCGACTTCCTGACCTTCGCCATCCTCGCCACCGGTGTGGCGTTGTTGTGCGCGGTGCTGTCGCTGGGGCGCATCGACTGGTGGCTGGAGGCCGACTGGATCGGCGTCGCGCTCGCCTGTTCGATTGCGCTGATCATCATGGGCCTGGCCATCGAACATAACCGCAGCAACCCGATGCTGATGACCCGCTGGCTGGGCAGCGGCACGATGATTCGTCTGGCGCTGGCGGTGACCCTGATCCGCATGGTCACCTCGGAGCAATCCACCGGTGCGGTCGGTTTCATGCAGAACCTCAACATGGGCTATGAGCAACTGCACAGCCTGTACGTGGTGATGCTGATCGGCAGCGTCGCCGGGCTTGCCACCAGCGCGCTGACCATTGACCCCAAACACTTGCTGATGCCGTTGATCATCTCGCTCGCACTGATGGCCACCGGTTCGGTGATGGACAGTTTTTCCAACAACCTGACCCGCCCGCAAAATCTCTACTTCAGCCAGTTCCTGCTGGCGTTCGGCAGTACGTTTTTTCTCGGCCCGACCATGGTGTTCGGGACGCGCAACGTGCTGACCAACCCGCGCAACCTGGTGAGTTTTTCCGTGCTGTTCGGGATCTGCAACAACCTCGGCGGGCTGCTCGGCGCGGCGTTGCTTGGCACGTTTCAGATCGTGCGGGAGAAGTACCATTCCAGCCACATCGTCGATCATCTGGTGATGTCCGATCCCTTGGTGGCCGCGCGCGTGCAGAGCGGCGGTTCAGCCTATGGCGGTTTGCTGGCCGACCCGAGCCTGCGCAATCTGGCCGGGATCCGCAGCCTCGCCAATGCAGCGACACGCGAAGCGAACGTGCTGGCCTATAACGATGTCTTCATGCTGATCGCGGTCATTGCCGTACTGACCATGATCTGGCTTTCGATTCGCGCGTTGTGGCTGATGAGTACCACCAAAGCCATTGAGCCGACACCTTCCGTACCATCAAGCGGCGCCATTTCTTCATGA
- a CDS encoding TRAP transporter small permease — protein MKNLLLRINDKIYMTCIWVAGLSVLAVSLMIPWGVFARYVLGTGSSWPEPTAILLMIVFTFIGAAASYRAGAHMAVAMVTDRMPPHLRRAASIFSQLLMALICIFMTIWGFKLCMSTWNQFMASLPTLRVGVTYLPIPVGGLLTLVFVLEKLFFGDQSKRRVVQFDLVEESEGAV, from the coding sequence ATGAAGAATTTGCTGCTGCGTATCAACGACAAGATCTACATGACCTGCATCTGGGTGGCCGGCCTTTCCGTTCTGGCAGTTTCCCTGATGATTCCCTGGGGCGTGTTTGCCCGCTACGTGCTGGGTACCGGTTCGAGCTGGCCCGAGCCTACGGCCATTCTGCTGATGATCGTGTTCACCTTTATTGGCGCCGCTGCCAGCTACCGCGCCGGTGCGCACATGGCCGTGGCCATGGTGACCGACCGCATGCCGCCGCATCTGCGCCGCGCCGCGTCGATTTTTTCCCAACTGCTGATGGCCCTGATCTGCATTTTCATGACGATCTGGGGATTCAAGTTGTGCATGTCCACCTGGAACCAGTTCATGGCGTCCCTGCCCACCCTGCGGGTGGGCGTGACCTATTTGCCGATTCCCGTGGGCGGTTTGCTGACCCTGGTTTTTGTCCTGGAAAAACTGTTTTTCGGTGACCAGAGCAAGCGTCGGGTCGTGCAGTTCGATCTGGTTGAAGAAAGCGAAGGTGCCGTTTAA